Within Microcebus murinus isolate Inina chromosome 8, M.murinus_Inina_mat1.0, whole genome shotgun sequence, the genomic segment CATTGAGAAGGGCAGAGTACGGAGCGCGCCTCGTGGTACGCTGTGCAGTAAGAGCAGGCTATAGGGTGATGTGTTTCCCATGATCTCTATTTGTGAAAACAGACATGACTCTTTATGTGTTCTGTGCGTGGAGACACACGGACGTGACATGCCAGCTCCAAGTCACCTGACTGCAGACTCTGGGTGTGGGATCAGTGGAGGTTTCACTGGACTGTGTTTTCCATGCTGCTTCCTGTTCTCCGAGACAAACTGGTTGCCATGGAGATGGTGCTGCTGTCAAGATGCTGATTGGTCGGCATGCTGGATGTGGGGATGCTTCCTCGGATTCCCCAGTGGGCAGCCCTTGCCAGCACTGCAGAGCGTGGCAGCatggccggggctggggctgacGTGTGGGCCCGCACCTTTGCCCAGCTGATGGCCGAAACGAAGCCCCAGGACAACTGGGCTCtgctcccccaggacagtctggCTGCAGGGTGCCTGGACAGTGGTGGTCTCCAGTACCAGCTGAAGGGTCTCTCCAGCTGCGGCCAAGGCCTGGTcatgggagagggaggggctgaaggTGCTTCCTCTCCAGCCCTCAGGTGGTCCTggagggccaggctgggctggctgggagcAGAGGGCTGTCAGCCAACTGGAGCACCTGTCTGTCCAGTCTCATCCCCCAGGTGGGTGGGTGGTTCCAGGCGCTGAGCACTGTGGAGCACAGCCCCCGCCTGGCGGTGCTGGCCACGTGACTGCCGAAGCCAGGGCCCTGGTGGGGTGACCTGGCAGTGCCCACGGAGGATTGGTTTCACTCCCTCCGGCTCTGCTGGCCAGCGCAATCCTCGGACACGGCTCATCTCTGTGAGCTCTGCCACGGCTTCACTACCGTCAGTGCTGAAGGGTGGGCGCTGAATTCACAGGTGCCGTGGGCTCTGAATTCGCAGGTGCTGTGGGCGCCGAATTCGCAGGTGCCGTGGCTCTGAATTCGCAGGTGCCGTGGGTGCTGAGTTCGCAGGTGCTGTGGCTCTGAATTCGAAGGTGCCGTGGGCGCCGAATTTGCAGGTGCCGTGGGTGCTGTGTGGCCAGAGCTGCCGACGGGCCTGACAGGCGGTGGCCCCACCTCAGGTGGAGGCTGAGGGGTGTGAGGAGCAGGCCACGTGGCCTCAGAGATGGGGCGGCGctctccccagcctgggctgcatgtggggggcctgggtgggggccCTGAGGTGGCCGTGGGTCACTAGTGAGCCTCACATCCATCGTCACGACAATAGCCACAGGCTGCCCCCCAGGGAGGCCTCCCCGGCTGTGCAGGGGGCCAGCTGGGAGGGCGCATGGAAACTCCGGGGCCTTGCAAAAGCTCGGCCCATCAGGCCTCCAGGGTGCTGGCCTGTCGGTCGCTCTGTGGGGACACCAGGGACAGAGGGGAATTGTTCTGCCCTCTGACCCGATGCCACAGCTCCACAGTGCCTGGAGTCCCTGAGGCCAGGTGTGCGGGGGACCCCAGCTTGTTCAGGTGCCAGGAAAGAAATAACCTCAGTGGGGTCTGTGCAGCGCCTGAGTGCAGCATGCTCCGAGCAGTTGGAGAGGCGCAGGTGCACAGCTTCAGGTGGGGGACAGAGCTGGGGCACAGGCAGCGAGGGGGCCTGCACCACAGCAAGCAGCCACCAGCGCCAGGCGACTTTGACGTGCTTGTCAATCACGTTTAAATAAAGTTAGAGGCTTGGTTCCTTGGACACGATCCCTGTCCATGGGCTCTGTGCCCACCACGGCTGGAGGCTGCCCACTGGGCTGTGCAGATGTAGAACATCCTGTAATCTGGAAAGTTCCACCAGACGGTGCTGAAGCAAGGTCTTGCTAAGCTCGTAGCTGTGCGTGTGCCCAGCAATGGTCGCCCCTCTGGTGACACATGCTGACAGGCCACCCCTGTCCCCAGCGCTCTCCCCAGATCTCCCCACCCGCGGTGCACGCAGCGTGTCCTGGGCAGCACTCCTCGGCTGTTTCCACTTCAGCTGACAGGTAGTGGCGGTGTCACCTTGTGCTCATTCGGGACGGGGACCCGCCAGGCCTCATCTTGCAGAACCCCACGGGCTGAGCCCTCGCAGACGCTTGCCCTCCTCGTCCGGAGCGTTGTGCATAGGGCTGCCTCTGACACTCGTCAAGCCCCGAGTGACAAAACAGCAGGAAAGCCACAGAAAGCAGCAAGCAGCTCATACCTTGCAGAGGTCAGACTGGAGTGAGTTTTGGTGCCAAAGTGGTGGGATGGTGTTTGCTTTTCATCTCACAGATCATGGGGTTGCAGGCAAGAGGTGTGGACCTGCTCTCTGTCTTCGTGTGCATGAAgggcttggggggggggttggatcGTGTGCATaggcaggaggaggctgcggtGGCCTCAGCCCTGGCCGGCTGGCTGGTGGCTGAGGTTTGAGGTTTGGGGTTTGAGTGTGGGCTGTGGGTGGGTAAGAGGGCCTAGGTGTCTGCCCCTCACCGGTGTCTCTCTCCCCTGCAGGCTCCAGTGCAGCCGCTGCCTGTGGGCCTGGTCCTCCGCCCACGTGCACGTCCTCTTCCACCTGTGGTGGGACAGGGACAGCCGCCGGGGGCTGGTGAAGATGCGCGTCTGGGGCCAGCGGTGCCggctgtgtccccccccccccccccgtggatTGCCATGTGAGCCCTCTCAACGTCCACATCTTCCTCAGCAGGCTGGTCCTGCACATCCTGCAGAAATGCTACGGGGACAGGCTCAGCCCAGACCAGTGTCCCCAGATGTGCTTTGGGGACCGCTGTGAGGCCTGCCACCTGAGGGTCTGCTTCCTCCAGAAGGTCCCAGACCCTGCCTGGGGGCCGGTGGCCGGGAGCCCTGTCGCTGCCGAGCGCAGCCATGCCGGGAACGACGGTCGCGTCCCCGTTGCTGCCCTGGGCGGCAGCAGCTCCATCTCTAGGGGCACACCACCGTCCGCCCCCAGCAGTGGCCCCCCGGCCAGGTGCGCCAGGGGCCTGGTCAccatctctctctgtgtgtgcgAGTTCATCGAGAGCCCCTCTCTGAGAGCAAGGGCTGCAGCTTTGTCTCTGTGCCCTTCTCCCTTGTGGACATGGGCATGGACCAGGGGCCAGTCGCCCACGGTGGTGCCTCCCCTGGGGGCAGCTCCCTCCCTGCAGCTGGCAGCGAGGGCCAAGCGTCCTCTGCAAGGGCTCCATCTGTCTGTCCGGGAGCTCCACAGCTGCCCCTGAGGGCAAAGGCATCGCGGTGGGCGTCAGAGACCCCATCTTCCAGGGCAGAGGCCTCCTCCGCAAAGTCCAGAGGACCTTCGAGCTCGGAGACTTCCTCTTCAGAGCCGGTGGCACCTCCTCCCGCCCTGTCGTTGTGGCCAGAGGCCGGGCCTCGTCTCCTGCAGCCACGGCCTCGGGGGCCTGCGGACAGCCCCACAGCCCCGCTGACAGGGCCCCACGTCTCGGCCTCGGGCCCGATGGGGAGGGCTCCCCCACCTTCCCCCTGTCCTTTGCCAGGGCCATGGGGGACAAGGACGCCTTCACCTGCTGGGCGGAgggtggagggcaggagggggccCCACGGCCAGGGAGGAGCACTCGGTCACATTCCCCTTCGCCCTCACCGAGGACGCAGACGCCTTCGCTGGTGTTGCCCAAGGCAACCGGAAGGAGGGTGGCCACCAGGGCCTCGCCACTGCCGGTCACGACCTCAGTCCAGCGACCAATGCCGGTGGCCTCACTTCTGAGGGTGAGGgctccctggcctcctcctcccttcctggtGGCGTCAAAGGCAGAGACTCTTTCACTGACATCACCgaaggcagagagaaggaagacGGCAGCCAGGGCCCTGCGGGCCACGAGTCCTGCCCGCCGGCCAGCGCCCACAGCCCCGTCTGCGTCAGCGAGGGCTCCATCACCATCCCCTTCTCAGTCCTGGACATGATTCTCAAGGGCCCCGGCCACACCGCCCACGGCCCCCAAGACAATGGCTTGGTCACCTACAGCGATTGCAGGAAGAGGCGGCTGAGGTCCAGGCTCGCTCGGCAAGCCCAGCCGTGGCCGCCGCAGAGAGGCAGACCTCTGCCCTGGCCGCGCCTGCCGAAGGCCACCGGCCGAGCCCTACAAGGACGTGTGGATCTGGGTTTCCACGACCGTCTGCATCTTCTGGCTGCTGTGCACGTGCAGACTGAACCCTGGCATCTCCCCCGGGCAAGTGTGACGCCTCCGGCTGGGGTCTGCCCTCCGCCTCCCCAGCAGGTGCCGATGCGCAAAGCCACCCTGAGAGCCCCCAGCCTGCCAgcaagccccagccccagccccctcctccccctcttgcCTTATGGTGGTTTCGTGGGTGTTTGTTGTGAGTGTTCTTGGAGCTGCACACGTGTGTTCCGAGAGcttttctgtgtatgtgtttaaCCCCAATAAAACACAACAGAACCAAGTGCCTAGCTCTCCCTCTAAGAGGTCTGAAGCCACCACCTGAGGTGGGAGGCGCGAGGGCTCCTCCCTGTCTCTGGCGCATCTTCCCCTCAGTCCCTGCAGGGCCAGCACTTCTTCCCCCCAAGAGAGCTTCCCCTCGGGGAGTTCTGAATTCCTGGTCACATGCATGTCCTGTGACAGGACAGGACGCTCTGCTGTCAGGTGCCAGTTGACACCCTTTCTGTGAGGGCCCATGGGGTTATCCGGGACAGGCCACCTGCCCGCTCTGGGAATGATTAGCTTCCCCGGCTGAGATGTGGCTGGTAAGCCTTTCCCGCTCCCTCCAGCCTTCCAGGAGGGAGCCACAGGAGGGCCCAGAGACATCTGGGTTTCAGAAATGCCACCCAGTGCAGGggacacatttttttattttttgagacagagtcttgctttgttgcccaggctagaatgagtgctgtggcatcagcctagctcacagcaacctcaaactcctgggcttaagcaatcctcctgcctcagcctcccgagtagctgggactacaggcatgcaccaccatgcctggctaattttttctctctatatatatattagttggccaattaatttctttctatttatagtagagacaggggggggggtgtctcactcctgctcaggctggtttcgaactcctgacctcgagcctcctgtctcagcctcccagagtgctaggattacaggcgtgagccaccgccaccGGCCCAGGGCCCTTTGTTGAGAGAACATTCCACCTGTTGGGCTCACCTGGACTGCACAGGTGTATGTGCTGAGCCATAGTGGGGAGGAGTGATCCTGAAGCTCAGATGCGGCACCAGCCCAACGTGACACACCCTGCTTACAGGGCACTGAGGGAGACACCAGGTTGCATCCCATGGAGGGTGGGCTGGGCATGTACTGGGCAGATGGGCTGGAGACAGTCCCCAGGAAGGAGCCCGAGTCCCCGCCCTCTCATCAGCCACTGTGGGGTGGCAGGAGCCAGCCTTATCCTGGGGTAGGTTTTGGGAATCTGCCCTGAGCCACAGCCCTAGCGGGTGGGGGCTTGGACCTGCTCTGCGCCACCTCAGGCAGACAGCAGCTCACCCATCTGCACCTGGCCAGGCAcggggtcgggggtggggagggagctggCCGTGTGCTGGGCCTGGAAGGAGCACTGATGCCTGGCAGGGGCCCCGACACCACATCCTCTCCAGTCCAGGCCTGCCAGGCCCACAGGGCCACCTGCAGCCTTAAGGAAGAGGGAaacgcccccgcccccccacctccAGCGCCGCCTGCACTTTCCCGGGTGGGCCCGGCTCTGGGACCCCCGACCCCGCGCAGCTTGGGGGACCCTCTGCCCTCGGGCCCCGGCGGGCCAGCCTTGGCAGGAGCTCCCAAGACCCGAACCCCTTCCAGGGCCGTGGGGCCCACCCTGCGGGGGTACGGCCGCCCGAGGCCCACCTCCAGCCCCCGCCTCCACCTGCCCGcccacccccacctgctcctCCACACTCCAGACCCCGCCTCCCCCGtgccccttccccgcccctctccgtcctctccccatcccggccctcccgcccccgcc encodes:
- the RTP5 gene encoding LOW QUALITY PROTEIN: receptor-transporting protein 5 (The sequence of the model RefSeq protein was modified relative to this genomic sequence to represent the inferred CDS: inserted 1 base in 1 codon; deleted 2 bases in 2 codons), coding for MAGAGADVWARTFAQLMAETKPQDNWALLPQDSLAAGCLDSGGLQYQLKGLSRLQCSRCLWAWSSAHVHVLFHLWWDRDSRRGLVKMRVWGQRCRLCPPPPPVDCHVSPLNVHIFLSRLVLHILQKCYGDRLSPDQCPQMCFGDRCEACHLRVCFLQKVPDPAWGPVAGSPVAAERSHAGNDGRVPVAALGGSSSISRGTPPSAPSSGPPASFVSVPFSLVDMGMDQGPVAHGGASPGGSSLPAAGSXGPSVLCKGSICLSGSSTAAPEGKGIAVGVRDPIFQGRGLLRKVQRTFELGDFLFRAGGTSSRPGHGGQGRLHLLGGGWRAGGGPTAREEHSVTFPFALTEDADAFAGVAQGNRKEGGHQGLATAGHDLSPATNAGGLTSEGEGSLASSSLPGGVKGRDSFTDITEGREKEDGSQGPAGHESCPPASAHSPVCVSEGSITIPFSVLDMILKGPGHTAHGPQDNGLVTYSDCRKRRLRSRSLGKPSRGRRREADLCPGRACRRPPAEPYKDVWIWVSTTVCIFWLLCTCRLNPGISPGQV